The sequence CGACCGCTACGAGCTCGCGGCGATCTGCGACATCTCGCCGGGCCTGCTGGAGCGTCTGGGCGCTCGCTATCGGGTCGAGCACCGCTACACCGACTTCCGCGAGATGCTCGCCGCCGGCGGCCTGGACTGCGTGGTCGTGCTCAACAGCGACGAGTACCACGCGGACTGCACGGTCGCGGCGCTCGACGCGGGTCTCGACGTACTGGTCGAGAAGCCGATGTGCCTCAGCCCCCGCGAGGCACAGGAGATCATCGCGGCGCGCGACCGGTCGGGGAAGACCGTGATGGTCGCCTACATGCGGCGTTACGCACCGGCGTTCACCGAGGCGGTCCAGAAGCTGCCCGAGCTCGGCCCGATCCGCTACGTGCGTGTCCACGACGTGATCGGCGAGAACCGGTTGATCGTCGACCAGACGTCGTACGTCGACCGGCCGGACGACGTTCCGGAGGAGGCGGTCGACGAGAAGTGGGCGCGCCGCTCGGCGCTCGTGAAGGAGGCGCTGGGCGACGTTCCCCAGGAGCTGGAGTGGACCTACGGGTTGCTCTGCGGCCTCGGCAGCCACGACCTCTCCGCCATGCGGGAGCTGCTCGGCCGCCCGAAGGAGGTCTCGGCGGCGAAGATGTGGCGCAACGGCGGCTACCTCGTCGCGCTCCTCGACTACGGCGACTTCGTCGTCACCTACGAGACAGGGGTGGACGACCAGCTGCGTTACGACACCTACATCGAGGTGTACGGCGCGAGCGGCACGATGAAGGTGGAGTACGACACGCCCTACGTCCGGCACTT comes from Micromonospora viridifaciens and encodes:
- a CDS encoding Gfo/Idh/MocA family protein; the protein is MSKLRVGVIGLGEVAQVIHLPVIESLPDRYELAAICDISPGLLERLGARYRVEHRYTDFREMLAAGGLDCVVVLNSDEYHADCTVAALDAGLDVLVEKPMCLSPREAQEIIAARDRSGKTVMVAYMRRYAPAFTEAVQKLPELGPIRYVRVHDVIGENRLIVDQTSYVDRPDDVPEEAVDEKWARRSALVKEALGDVPQELEWTYGLLCGLGSHDLSAMRELLGRPKEVSAAKMWRNGGYLVALLDYGDFVVTYETGVDDQLRYDTYIEVYGASGTMKVEYDTPYVRHFPTTLHLELTDGDSYERSVRRPHLKDPYTYELEHFHEAVTTGVTPKTTPEDYVQDMELFIEIIRALENG